The region TTAATTTGAACTAGGATTAGAATAATTAAAGCCACGATGACCTTAATTGACGGGTGAGATTCCCAGTGGTGGGACGCTCTAGTTAAAGGGCGTTTAACCGAAATGGTTGAACCGGTGTTGACACTCTAGTTCTAGCCCCCACAAGCAGAAACGATTAAGCGAGTGAGTGAAAAACGACTTAAAAGTAGGCTCAGACCCTTCGGGGCGAGAGAGTAGAGGCAATTGGCATCGCCTGTCGCACGACACTAGAACACGCCTAAGAAGGGTTTTGGGAGTTGTGGTTCGAGCAATGACCATCGGGTTATCTCCTTCTAAAGAATCCTCGCACTTATAGGGCGAGGTGTGTCAACAGATAAGCTGTAGGGAGGGTAAATCTCCGCCATAACGTGACACTATGCTGCAAGCGGCTACGCAGAATCAAGGTGCTATTGGGGCTGAAACCAAGCTCGATGTTGAACTTCGGAAAGTCTTCAAGGTCTTTAATGGGGAAACGGCTGTTCGTGGCGTAGATCTCGATATTCGCCGAGGAGAATTTTTTAGTATTTTAGGGCCATCGGGTTGTGGCAAAACTACAACGCTGCGATTGATTGCCGGGTTTGAAATGCCCTCTGCTGGAGAAGTCTTGATTCGGGGTCAGTCCGTGACCCAAACTCCCCCCTATCTGCGTCCAGTGAATACCGTTTTTCAAAGTTATGCTTTGTTTAACCATTTGACAGTCTGGGAAAATATTGCCTTTGGACTCCGACTCAAACGCAAAAGCAAGTCGGAAATTGAAGAGAAAGTGCGCGAAGCCTTAAGTTTAGTCAAAATGGAATCCTTTGCCAATCGTTACCCCTCTCAACTGTCTGGGGGTCAACAACAACGGGTTGCTTTAGCCAGGGCATTAGTCAATCGTCCGGCGGTGTTATTGTTAGATGAACCGTTAGGGGCTTTGGATTTAAAACTCCGCAAACAAATGCAGATGGAACTCACCAACCTCCATCGCAATTTGGGGTTAACCTTTATCATGGTGACTCACGACCAAGAAGAAGCCATGAGTTTGTCTGACCGCATTGCTGTCATGCACGATGGCCGAATTGAACAAATTGGCAGTCCGAACGAGATTTATGAATATCCTCAAACGCCATTTGTGGCTGATTTTATTGGCGATACAAATCTATTTCGAGGAACGGTTGAAAGTGCTGATGTCTCCCGTTTATATATTGTCACCGACACCGGATTAAGTATTGAAATTCAACAGATTGAAATTCCCGGTATTCAACTCCCGCAACAGGATTTAAGAACAGGTGCATCGGCGGTTGTCAGTGTGCGTCCTGAGAAAGTTACATTAAGTTTTTATCCCGTTAGCGGTGCTGTGAATTGTTTTGAAGGTCGTTTACTCAATGCAATGTATTTGGGAACCCATATTCAATATGTGGTGAAATTACTATCGGGGGAAAATGTTATGGTTCGTCAACCCAAAACAGGGGATAGTTTACCTGATAGTAATACTCCCGTTTATGTGTGTTGGGGTACAACAGATTGTTTAGCTTTACCCGAACAAAAATAAAACGGTAGTTAAGGGTTTACACGTCCTAAGTTTAAACCCAAAATTCTTCTAAGTCTAATACAGCCAGAAGTATTATCCCTGTTCCCTGTTCCCTGTTCCCTGTTCCCTTTTTCTAGCGATCGCTTCAATTCAAAAACTAAAATTGAGGAAAGTTCGGGATGGGATTAAATCCAGGTCGCAGAACTGATAAATCCGATGCAGTTACAGTTACATTCTTAACATCAGCAATTAAATCACTTTGTTGACGAATATAGGTTCCACCTGCATAGGGGATAAGACTGTATTGAAGTAGTCCAAAATCATTAGCAACTTGAATTTTATCCCCTTCAGTACGGTTAAAATCTGTAATAGTGGCGTAACCGTCCCCAACATAATAAACAATGGGCTGATCAGTGGGGCCATAGTAACTAGAAATCGGGCGAAGTCTTCCCAATATAAAAAGATCCGCCTCCGTTCCCCCTGTCAAATTATCATACTGAACTCTCGATGCTAACGGTAATGATTCGGAACCTTTATAACCATCTAAACTATCGTTTCCAGTATTTCCAGTCAGAGAATCATTTCCCGGCCCCCCCTGCAACAAATCATTCCCCGAACCTCCATCTAAAGCATCATTTCCAAACTCACCATAAAGGGAATCATTACCTTCATTTCCTTCTAATAAATCCTGACCGTCACCCCCGAATAAAGCATCACTTCCCCAATTCCCAATCAGACTATCATCACCTCCTCCGCCATACAAACTATCGTGACCAAGCCCACCTGTGAGTAGATTATTTCCCTCATCTCCATACAACACAACAGGATCAAATAATGAGGGAAAAGGAAAAGGAAAAGGATTAAGCAAATCAGGATTAATCGGAATCGAGTTAGGCATTATTGGATACTCCGTTCGTTAAAGATTAAATTTGTTACTCTAAATCAACCTATATCCCTGTCAATCTGACCTATGCACTTAGCATTACCCTTAAAAATATCTAACGGGTGAATATTCAATATTTCCTCTTCTCTGCTGTAAAATAAAAAGTTGTACTCTTAAAATATCCCTGTGTTATTTCTGAAATGGCAGGGAATATAACTATGGTTGTTTGTCCCCAGTGTCAATTTGAAAACCCCAATCTCAACAAGTTTTGTCAACGCTGTGGTACTTCTCTGACCCAGAAACATTGTCCTGAATGTGGAACAACCGTTCCCCTGAATACGCTGCAATGTCATAATTGCGGGACAGTTACCGGAACCGTTTATCTGGCTGTAGTTATCCCTTCATCCTCAGCTATTGCTCCGGCTGAAAACTCCCCAGAATCCTTAAATAATGACCATTTGCAGGGAGCTAACACATCTTCGGAGAGTCCCTCCGAATCAAGTTTAGACCGAATTGATACCGAACCCCCCACCCCGGAAGAGCTTCAGACCCCAGAGCTAACGGAGTCTCAAGCACAACCTTTAGAAGACATTTTTTCCCAAACTGACCTGGAAGCCATTACCATTCCGCCTGAAGATGCTTTGTGTACCCTCCAGGAACCGCCACCACAATCCCTAGAGCGACCCGTTGGAGCTTATTTAGACCGCCAAGAACGTTATCAACTCCTAGACGCCCTACCAGCCCTAAAAATCGGTGAAACCGTCACCGTCAGGGTTTTAGATACTCAACCGTTGCAGGTTTCTCCGTTAAAAGTGCTACAAGACCCCGCCGCCACCCCATCTCATCCAGACGTAGAGACCTTTATTATTCCGGCGGCTCAACCCTATTTTTCCTTAGCGTCCCAAACTCCTAACTATTTTCCTCACTTACAAGATGCTTGGGAATCGGATTCCTATCAGGTTATCCTATTAGAAAATTTTGCGGATTTTCCCCTATTATCAGAACTGTGGAGTAACCGAAAAACAACACCTCAACAAATTGTTTATTGGTTGGGAGATTTAGTAGAACTGTGGGTACTCTTAGAACCTTGGGGATGTCGCCAAAGTTTATTAGATCTCCACAATTTACGAGTATTTTCTCAAAAGTCTCAACAGTTGTGTTTACAGCAATTGTATTTTGATCAGCCGGATTCTGCGTTAAGTTTATCGAATTTAGGACAATTGTGGCAGGAGTTATTTCAACAATCCCAACGGACGTTAGTGGGTTCCTTAACAGAAGTATTGCGAGATTTAATGGAGGTAAAAATTCAAACCGTTGAACAATTGCGAACGGCTTTAATGGTGATTTTGGATGAAATTAATTTTCCCTCTAACTTACCCCAACAACAAACCAGTCAAAATGAACTATCTCCCTCGACTTTAAATCAGTCTCCTACCTTAATTCTAGGTGAAAAGTTGATTCATTTAGAAGCAGTAGGACGCACAGATGTCGGACGTCAACGGGATCATAATGAAGACTGTTTTGGTCTGGAAACCCAGATTAAGATTCAAGAAACACCCCAAGGACAAATTCGCTCAGTGAGGGGTTTATATATTCTCTGTGATGGTATGGGAGGTCACGCTGGAGGAGAAGTGGCGAGTCAAATCGCTGTTGATACTTTAAAACACTATTTCCAAGATCAATATCCAGAGGAATTCCCAACGGAAGAAATCTTACAAGATGCAATTTTCAAAGCGAATGAAGCAATTTATAA is a window of Planktothrix tepida PCC 9214 DNA encoding:
- a CDS encoding ABC transporter ATP-binding protein, which produces MLQAATQNQGAIGAETKLDVELRKVFKVFNGETAVRGVDLDIRRGEFFSILGPSGCGKTTTLRLIAGFEMPSAGEVLIRGQSVTQTPPYLRPVNTVFQSYALFNHLTVWENIAFGLRLKRKSKSEIEEKVREALSLVKMESFANRYPSQLSGGQQQRVALARALVNRPAVLLLDEPLGALDLKLRKQMQMELTNLHRNLGLTFIMVTHDQEEAMSLSDRIAVMHDGRIEQIGSPNEIYEYPQTPFVADFIGDTNLFRGTVESADVSRLYIVTDTGLSIEIQQIEIPGIQLPQQDLRTGASAVVSVRPEKVTLSFYPVSGAVNCFEGRLLNAMYLGTHIQYVVKLLSGENVMVRQPKTGDSLPDSNTPVYVCWGTTDCLALPEQK
- a CDS encoding calcium-binding protein, translating into MPNSIPINPDLLNPFPFPFPSLFDPVVLYGDEGNNLLTGGLGHDSLYGGGGDDSLIGNWGSDALFGGDGQDLLEGNEGNDSLYGEFGNDALDGGSGNDLLQGGPGNDSLTGNTGNDSLDGYKGSESLPLASRVQYDNLTGGTEADLFILGRLRPISSYYGPTDQPIVYYVGDGYATITDFNRTEGDKIQVANDFGLLQYSLIPYAGGTYIRQQSDLIADVKNVTVTASDLSVLRPGFNPIPNFPQF
- a CDS encoding serine/threonine phosphatase, yielding MVVCPQCQFENPNLNKFCQRCGTSLTQKHCPECGTTVPLNTLQCHNCGTVTGTVYLAVVIPSSSAIAPAENSPESLNNDHLQGANTSSESPSESSLDRIDTEPPTPEELQTPELTESQAQPLEDIFSQTDLEAITIPPEDALCTLQEPPPQSLERPVGAYLDRQERYQLLDALPALKIGETVTVRVLDTQPLQVSPLKVLQDPAATPSHPDVETFIIPAAQPYFSLASQTPNYFPHLQDAWESDSYQVILLENFADFPLLSELWSNRKTTPQQIVYWLGDLVELWVLLEPWGCRQSLLDLHNLRVFSQKSQQLCLQQLYFDQPDSALSLSNLGQLWQELFQQSQRTLVGSLTEVLRDLMEVKIQTVEQLRTALMVILDEINFPSNLPQQQTSQNELSPSTLNQSPTLILGEKLIHLEAVGRTDVGRQRDHNEDCFGLETQIKIQETPQGQIRSVRGLYILCDGMGGHAGGEVASQIAVDTLKHYFQDQYPEEFPTEEILQDAIFKANEAIYNENQQGVRSGSGRMGTTLVMAVVVNHQVVLAHVGDSRLYRLTRQQGLQQITVDHEVGQREIQRGIDPDIAYSRPDAYQLTQALGPREEQFVHPDIQFLEIEEDTVFILASDGLTDHNLLETFCETQLDPLLNPQTDLATAVDGLITLANQYNGHDNITAIVVRAWVSNP